In Spinacia oleracea cultivar Varoflay chromosome 5, BTI_SOV_V1, whole genome shotgun sequence, a single window of DNA contains:
- the LOC110796051 gene encoding uncharacterized protein, translating into MEGKDKVFQEAGIKGEYAPERLVEMIALHLEATYGDHTSWREFALCLFELSHCEEDRMSMCVDEEQVESGNLHTIQFCTTPASMLQGVSGKAWKFRCKWWLNRHFSKHILASEMEEDELQVMTYKAACASHLYG; encoded by the exons GAGAATATGCTCCTGAACGTCTAGTGGAGATGATTGCTCTTCATTTGGAAGCGACATATGGAGATCACACTTCATGGAGGGAATTTGCATTGTGTTTGTTTGAACTTTCACATTGTGAAGAAGACAGAATGTCAATGTGTGTGGATGAGGAGCAAGTTGAGAGTGGGAATTTGCATACTATTCAGTTCTGTACGACACCTGCCTCAATGTTGCAAGGCGTGTCTGGGAAGGCTTGGAAATTCCGATGTAAATGGTGGTTGAACCGTCATTTCAGCAAGCATATACTGGCATCGGAAATGGAAGAAG ATGAGTTGCAGGTCATGACGTACAAGGCAGCTTGTGCATCCCATTTATACGGGTAA